One segment of Solanum stenotomum isolate F172 chromosome 1, ASM1918654v1, whole genome shotgun sequence DNA contains the following:
- the LOC125869752 gene encoding probable aspartic proteinase GIP2 — protein MVTKINSLFFFLSLIFLFSLSLAKTPPRPRAFLLPVTKDASTKQFVTTINQRTPLVPVKLTIDLGQRFLWVDCEKGYVSSSYKPVPCGSIPCKRSLSGACVESCVGPPSPGCNNNTCSHIPYNPFIRTSTGGELAQDVVSLQSTDGSNPRKYLSTNGVVFDCAPHSLLEGLAKSVKGILGLGNGYVGFPTQLANAFSVPRKFAICLTSSTTSRGVIFFGDSPYVFLPGMDVSKRLVYTPLLKNPVSTSGSYFEGEPSVDYFIGVTSIKINGNVVPINTTLLNITKDGKGGTKISTVDPYTKLETSIYNALTKAFVKSLAKVPRVKPVAPFKVCYNRTSLGSTRVGPGVPPIELVLGNKNATTSWTIWGANSMVAVNNDVLCLGFVDGGVEFEPTTSIVIGAHQIENNLLQFDIANKKLGFTSSLLFGQTTCANFNFTSKP, from the coding sequence ATGGTTACCAAAATAAATTctctattcttttttctttctttgatctttttattttcCCTCTCCTTAGCTAAAACACCTCCGCGACCTCGAGCTTTTCTTCTTCCAGTAACAAAAGATGCATCCACTAAACAATTTGTCACAACCATTAACCAAAGAACACCCCTTGTCCCAGTCAAACTTACTATCGATCTTGGTCAGCGATTTTTATGGGTTGATTGTGAAAAAGGTTATGTTAGTTCATCTTATAAACCTGTCCCTTGTGGTTCCATCCCTTGTAAACGTTCTTTATCGGGTGCATGTGTTGAATCATGTGTAGGTCCACCTTCACCAGGGTGCAACAATAACACTTGTTCACATATTCCATATAATCCCTTTATTCGTACTAGCACGGGTGGTGAACTTGCTCAAGATGTCGTTTCACTTCAATCAACCGATGGCTCGAATCCTCGTAAATACTTATCAACAAATGGAGTAGTTTTTGATTGTGCTCCTCATTCTCTTCTTGAAGGGCTAGCAAAGAGTGTTAAAGGGATTCTTGGACTTGGGAATGGTTATGTAGGATTTCCCACTCAATTAGCTAATGCTTTTAGTGTACCTCGAAAATTCGCTATATGTTTGACTTCATCCACAACCTCTCGTGGTGTTATCTTCTTTGGTGATAGTCCTTATGTATTTCTTCCTGGAATGGATGTCTCAAAGAGACTTGTTTACACTCCACTTCTCAAGAACCCTGTTAGTACATCGGGGTCATATTTTGAAGGGGAGCCTTCGGTGGATTATTTTATTGGAGTGAcatcaatcaaaataaatggTAATGTTGTACCAATAAACACCACATTGTTGAACATAACCAAAGATGGCAAAGGTGGAACAAAAATTAGTACGGTTGATCCTTACACGAAATTGGAGACTTCGATTTACAATGCTTTAACAAAGGCATTTGTGAAATCGCTTGCTAAGGTTCCAAGGGTGAAACCCGTGGCACCTTTTAAAGTGTGCTATAATAGAACGAGCTTGGGAAGTACTCGTGTTGGCCCTGGTGTTCCACCTATTGAACTAGTGTTGGGAAACAAAAATGCTACTACATCATGGACTATTTGGGGAGCGAACTCTATGGTGGCGGTGAATAATGATGTGCTCTGTCTTGGATTTGTGGATGGAGGAGTTGAATTTGAACCAACAACTTCTATAGTCATTGGAGCACATCAAATTGAAAACAACCTTTTGCAATTTGACATTGCTAACAAAAAGTTGGGTTTTACTTCTTCACTCTTATTTGGTCAAACAACATGTGCCAACTTCAACTTTACATCCAAACCTTGA